The Paenibacillus sp. FSL R7-0345 DNA segment CATTGACCGCAACCCCTGTATACATCGGCCCCCGGGTATTGCCTGTATTGCGGATCGCCGAGCCCAGGGAAGCGGTCAGCCCGATCAGAAACAGTCCGCCGCCGACATAAGTCAGATAGACATGGGCAAGCGGGATCAGCTCTCCGGAAATATTCAGTGCACCGCCGATTGGATCGGCGAACAAAAACATAACCACGCTGACGATAAGCCCCAGCACCGTACTTGCTGTAACACCCATTATCGCGATTACACGCGCATCCTCCTGCCGTCCTGAACCGAGCCGCTGGGCAATCAGAATGCCCGCCCCGCCGGCAAAGGTCGTGAACAGTGTTGTCAGCGCCCCGAACAGCTGGTTCGATATCCCGACGACCGCCACAGCATCGTCCGAAATGCGGCTGACCATAATGGTATCCACTGTCCCCAGCAGTGTCTGCAGAAAAATCTCAATAAAAATCGGCCAGGCCAGCATCCAAAGTCCGACGTTTCCTGTCTTCAATTTCACGTTGGGTTTCACTAAATGAACTCCCCCTCATCCTGCTGCGCTCTTGGAATTATTGCTGTAACCAGGCTGCAGATTACCTTGCTAGGAGTAAATTATAGGTGATATACTCTGGAAAATGTAGCAAATTCCCAACCTAAACTTTCAATTTCTAAACCTGATCTCCAGGAGGACGCCATGAGTCTGCTTCAATTCTCCAGCCCGCCGCTGCCGCATTACATTATCAGCGGACTTACCCATTTCCCTCAGGGCTTCCGTCATGTGAACCGTCATAATATCAATGTGTTCGATCTGCTGGTCGTCCGGGAGGGCTGTCTCTATCTCGGAGAAGAGGACCGGAAGTATGAAGTACAGGCAGGCGAGGCACTGATCCTCCGCCCGGACTGCCATCATTACGGGACAGCAGATTGCCGGGAGGACGGCTCCTACTACTGGCTCCATTTTCAGACCCCGGGTCCGTGGTGTTCCGCAAGCTGTCATGCTGAAGCCCCCCGTGAACGGGATACCACGGAGGAGTCTGCCCATTACAACTTGTATAATGCCCGTACCTTCAGCCTCCGGCTGTCACAGTATATGACGTTGCTGCAGCCGGCCAGGATGGAGGAGCTGCTCGCCCAGCTCGAGCTGCTTAAGGTCAACGCCCACCTGGATGCCGTCCGCTTCAAGCAGCAGATGCTGTTCCAGGAGGTGCTACAGCAGCTCTCCGCCTCCGTGCACCGTGAGCGGTCCGCGTCCCAGTCCACCGCCTGTGCGGAGCAGGCGGCCTCCTTCCTCCGCGCCCATTACCGCGAAGAGATTACAACCGGCATGCTGGGCGACTGCCTCAACTTCCATCCGGTCTACATCGCCCGCTGCATGAATCAGGAGTACGGCTGTCCTCCGATGGAATACCTGCTCCGCTACCGGATCGAGCAGAGCAAGCTGCTGCTGATGCAGACCAGCTTCCCGATTGCCCGGATCGCCGAGGAGGTCGGCTTCAACCAGGCGCCTTACTTCAGCTCCAGCTTTATGAAGCTGGAGGGCATTTCGCCGCGCCAGTACCGGCAGCGGTTCTCTTGATCCGCAAAACAGCCCCTGCAGCTCCGGAATTCACTCCGGGAGATACAGGGGCTTGTTTTTAACAGATCAGCTTCATCATTGTTCTAAGTTTAGCCTTTTACCACCGCATACTTCTCTTTATATTGCTCAAGCGTTACCACTTCGCCAAAAATCCCGATGTCGCGCAGCCCCGACTGATGCATCTCCTCATCCTTAGAGGCGCAGCAATCGCTGATGCATACTACCTTGTACGTATGGTACATCGCATCCGATGCCGTCGAGCGGACGCAGACATTGGTCCATACGCCGGTGACTGCCACCGTATCGATGCCCTCTTCCCGCAGGAACAGGTCCATGTCCGTGTAGCTGAACGCGCTGTGGCGTCTCTTTTGCACCACATAATCACCCTTCGACTCATCCGGGGTAAGCTCGGCAATGAAATCCGACCCCCAGCTGCCCTTGATGGCATGAACCGGCCGGACCCGGAAGTCGGCATCGTTTTTGCGGTGTGCTTCCTGTACAAAGATCACCTGGATCTCATTTTCGTGGCTGAACGCTATGAGGTCCTGCAGCGCCGGTACGATCCCCGCTCCGTTTGGACAAGTCAGTGCCCCGTCCGGATGAATAAAATCATTTAGCATATCTATGACTACTATTGCGTGTTTTCCCATATTAATCACGTTCCCTTCAGTTTAGTATTTCAGCAGGCGCGAAAGCTCGCTGATCGTCTGGCGCTTCACATATTCACCGTGGCCCGGCTTGCCGACAACCCCCAGCGTATCGTCGTAGACCAGCGTGCCGCGGACGATTGTTTTATCCACCTTACCCTTAAGCTTCATACCATGGAACGGCGTATATTTAGGCTTACAGTGCATCTGATCCTTATCCAGCGTCCATTCTTTCTCCAGATCCACAATGGTGAAGTCAGCGTCCGTACCGATCTCTAGCGCACCTTTTTTCGGATACAGGCCGTAGTGGACTGCCGGATTCGTGCACAGCAGCTCTACCAGTCTGGATAGGCTCAGCCGGCCTTTGTTATAGCCTTCGCTGATCATAATCGGCACCAGTGTCTCTACCCCCGGGATTCCCGGAAAAGAAGTCCAGACATCCATGCCCGGCGCATCCTTCTCAGTGGCAATTTCATAAGGCGCATGGTCGGTGGCCATAAAATCAATCGTTCCGTCCGCCAGTCCCTGCCACAGTACTTCATTATCCTTTGCTGTGCGCAGCGGCGGCGCGATTTTGGCGAACGTACCGAACTCAGTCATCGCGTCTACCGCATTCAGCGTCAGGTAGTGCGGACAGGATTCCGCAGTCACCTTGGTTCCCTTCAGCTTGGCTTCACGGATCAGCTCGTTGCCTGCCCCGGTGCTCATATGCACGATATGCAGCCTGGCACCTGTCTCCTCAGCAAAGCTGATGCCCAGCTGGATTGCGGCTTTTTCAGCAAGCGCCATACGCGCTTCTGCCCATGCCGGGTAATCGAGGCGGCCCTCACCCTTCAGCTTGTTAGTGTAGTAATCGCAGATGGCAAAGTTCTCGGCATGAATGCCGATCGGCAGCCCCGTAGGTGATACAGCGGCAAAAGCCTCCAGCATCTCCGGATCGGTCACACGCGGGTAGCTCGGCACCGACGGCGTCATATACACTTTAAAAGCAACTACCCCATTGGCGATCTGCTCACTGATGATCTCCGGCAGCACATTATTGCGTACGTCTTCGCCAGTAATGCCTCCCCACATCGCATAGTCGACAATCCCTTTGCCTTCCAGCGCATTCAACTTATTGAACAGGTTATCTGCAGAACGGACTGACGGCACGCTGCAGCAAGGCATATCGACAATCATCGTTACCCCGCCGGCTGCGGCACTGGCCGTTCCCGTCACGAAGTCCTCACGGTGCGTAAACCCCGGATCATTAAAGTGTGTATGCGAATCGATAACGCCCGGCAGCACCAGCTTGCCCCCGGCATCAATGACCTCGGCCGCATCCGCCTCAATATCCTTGGCAAAGCCCACGATCACACCATTGTTCACCAGAATATCTGTCAGCACCTGTCTGTCGCCTTGCGGAATGTTGGCATTTTTAATGATCAGATCATAACTCATGAATACGCACCTCTTCTTTTGAATTTAGATTCATTTCCGCGCACGACAAATAAACCCCAGGTTACAAAAGGTACAGGGCAGACACCATTCACACGCTGCCACAATAGCCGCACATAGAACAGTAATTCTTTTCCCGCACCTCTTGTAGCCTGGGGCAATTTACGGTCGCCTGGTCGAAACGCTCAAACCGATTAATGAGCTTATACAAGAGCTTATTCTGTTAGTCCATCCTACAAGAAAGCCATTCGATAAAAATGTTATGTTTCGTAACGTTCCAGCTCTGAATTTGCTTTCTTAATTACCCTAATCATATCATCAGAGATGTTATCGTCAAGACACTTAAGCAGTTCGTCATTAAAAAGCCAATTTATATGTTATATAATCTAACAAATCGGGGTTTTTCCGGCATACTTCCAAGCGTATCAGCGACATTCATCACGTTCTGGAATTAATTGTTTTCGGCCTCTGCCCGCTCCTCCAGCGAAGCAAAATAAGCAATCTTATGTTCGACCTTCTCAGCAAACGCCTGAAAAAATTTAATCTTCTCATCAATATGCACCTTATGCTCCTGCAGCAGTTTGCGCTGCTCGGGGAGTGAACTATGCCCCTCTTTGGAAAGCGAGATAAACTGTTTAATGTCGGCAATCGGCATACCGGTATCCTTCAGGCAGCAAATCAGCGAAATCAGCTCCAGATCTTCATCCTGGAAGCAACGGTTTCCGTGCTCGTCCCGGGCGACCTCAGGCAGAACACCCTCTCTTTCGTAATAACGCAGCGTATATTGGCTCAGTCCGCTTTTTTGTGATATTGTCTTTATGCTGTATCCCATGATTGCAGCTCCCTTCTGCCGTAAGGCTACGGCCCTTCTCTAAAGTAACACCATTTCCATGCAATTAAAAGCGCTTCAAAAACCTGTTGACTTACACTTAACTCTAAGGTCTACACTAAACCAGGAACCCTACAAATGAGGAGTGAATGCAAAGTGGTAAAAAAAATGAAAGCAGGCAGCAGCCAGCTTGAAGTAGCAGAAATCTCTTTAGGATGCATGCGGATTGCCGAGCTTTCCCCGAAAGAGGCAGACGTGCATATTCACAGTTCATTAGAGGCTGGAATTGACTTTTTTGACCATGCTGATATATATGCCGGCGGCAAAGCGGAAGAAGTATTCGGAGATGTGGTAGCAGCAAGCCCGGGTATGCGCGACAAACTGCTGATTCAGACCAAATGCGGAATCCGTGACGGGTTCTTCGACTTTTCCAGGGATCATATTGTAACGTCTGTTGAGAACAGCCTGAAGCGCCTGAAGACGGATTATGTTGATGTACTGCTGCTGCACCGCCCGGACACTCTGATGGAGCCTGAGGAGGTCGCTAAGGCCTTTGATTATCTTGAGCAAAAGGGTATGGTCAAACACTTCGGCGTCAGCAACCTGAACCCGCTGCAAATTGAGCTGCTCAAAAAGAATGTACAGCAGCCCTTGCTCTTCAACCAGCTGCAGCTTAGCATCATGGTCTCCGGTATGATTGATTCCGGCTTCAATGTGAACATGACCAACTCTGCATCCGTAGTGCATGACGGTGGAATTTTGGAGTACAGCCGCCTGCACGATATGACCATCCAGCCTTGGTCCCCGTTCCAGTACGGTTTCTTTGAAGGGGTATTTCTGGGTAACGACAAATTCCCTGAGCTAAACGAAGTGATTAATAAGCTTGCGGCTGAAAAAGGAGTCGCTGATACCGCTATCGCCATCGCCTGGCTGCTCAGACACCCTGCCGGTATGCAGCCGATTGTCGGAACAACCAACACTCAGCGCCTGCTCGATATCGCTAAAGCTTCTGATATTACCCTGACACGTCAGGAATGGTATGAAATTTACCGTGCTGCCGGCAACAAGCTGCCTTAAGCAGCGGACAAGCCTGTATAGCACCCCAACAAATAAAGAAGAGTACTCTTACCAGCCCCAAAGGCAGGTGGAGTACTCTTTTGTTTTGCTCATTTTAACAGCAGTGACAGAATGCTTTGACAGCCTGCAGCTCATTCAGTTACTTTTAACTCATTATCCAACCGTAGAACGGAGCTTAATAATGGGACTGCATATCATTGGTTTTATTTTGCCTCTTTTAATTCTGCTGCCAAATCTGCTATTTATCTTTTTTACTCCGCATTATGTTCCGTCATCAATCACTGCTCCGCCTGTGATCTTCACTATATTGGAACGGGCCGGTCAGATTGCCTGCTTCACTTTACCCATCCTGTTTGGACATGAGATCGCCGTGCAGCCCATAACCTCCTTAAGCGGGTTAATGTTAATCTGTTTAATCTTTTACTATATGTGCTGGGTACGCTACTACCGGTCCGGCAGAACGTTCAGCATGTTATTTAAACCGCTTGGTCCTCTGCCTCTACCACTGGCCATCTTCCCGGTTCTTTATTTTAGTCTGCTTGCAGTATGGATAGACTCTCTTCTCTTTGCTGCCGCTGCCGCAGTCTTCGCCATCGGACATCTCACTGTAAGCTGGAACACCTATAAACAAATCAGTTGAATTCTCCCCCACTTAGCTGACGCTTGAAGTGACGGATTCTTGCGAACAGAAGAGTAACCTCTTCTTATTTAGCAAGCGATCCCTGCGTTCCCGCAGTTCTATCATTGGGATAGGTGGCTGTTAAACCGCTACTTGGGCAATATTATGAGCGGCGTTTACATCACGGTCATGGAGCATACCGCAAGCGATGCACGTCCATTCCCGAACCGCAAGATTCTTTACTTCGGGGTGGATCGTGCCACACACGTGACACCGCTGACTGGTCGGCTCGAACATCCCTGCGATCCGAAGGGTTCGTCCATACCATAGGGCTTTGTACGTCAGTTGCCGTACCCACTCCCCCCAAGACGCATCGGCGATGGATTTTGAAAGCTTGGGATTCTGAATCATATTCGCGACACGCAGCTGTTCGATACTAATCGTTTGGTTTTCACGGATCAGTTTCGTTGTCAGTTGGTGGAGAAAATCATTTCGTTTATTCGCTATACGTTCGTGAATGCGAGCGACATGCTGTTTCGCTTTCTTCCAGTTGGAGCCGCCGTGAGTACGCCGAGCCATCCGCCGCTGCCAAAGCGCCAGCTTTTTCTCATATTGGCGGTAAAAGCGGGGATTGGCATAACGTTCCCCATTCGAGCATACGGCGTATTCTTTCAAACCTAGGTCGATGCCGATATGTGCGTCCACTTGCGGCAGTGGGTTCTTTTCAACTTCGCAAACGAGCGAAACGAAAAATTTCCCGCTGGCATTTTGACGCACGGTAGCGGACAATATCCGGCCTTCCAGCTTCCGGGAGTTTGCAAAAGTCATCCAGCCGAGTTTCGGGAGCTTCAAGCGACTCCCCTCAATGGCGATATTCCCGTTCGTGAATTTGGTCGTGTAACTTTGAATCGGATGCTTCCGGCTCTTGAAGCGTGGCGCTTGATTTTGCTTTTTGAAAAAGCGATCAAAGCTATCCGCCACATGACGGGCAGCCGACTGCAAAGCGATGCTATCGGCTTCTTTCAGCCAGTCGTATTGTACTTTTAGTGCAGGGAGTTGTGTCGTACAAGCGTGATAGGACAAGCCTTTTCCCGTTTCCGCATAGCTTTGATTCCAAATGTCCAAAAAGTAATTGAACACAAAGCGGCAGCAGCCAAACATACGCCTTATGAGTTGCTGTTGTTCCGGTGTGGGGTAAATCCGGTATTTATAGGCTTGATGAATCAGCATGTGTGACACCTCTTTTTTGGGTAATCTTATCCATATTATAGCACATGCGTTCGGGTTTAAGTCAACAACCGCAGATTCATCCCCACCCTATCGGGGGTGGAGTATTCTCCGCTTTTTTAGATAAAATAATGGCTTCATGAGTATTAAACAGGGTTTATAATCTTCTCGAAACTATAATTAGGGATTGAATCGCCCGTTGGACCAATGCCAAATTCGTTAAAAACCTCAACCCCTTCTTACAATAAAACTTTTTGTTCAGTTCAGTGTGCGTAACAAGCATGATCCGCCCGCCCCCATGCTCCCTGATATAAGGAAATAGAAATGCATTAAACAATGTGCTCCCCAGGCTTTTTCCTTGAAAACCC contains these protein-coding regions:
- a CDS encoding AraC family transcriptional regulator, which codes for MSLLQFSSPPLPHYIISGLTHFPQGFRHVNRHNINVFDLLVVREGCLYLGEEDRKYEVQAGEALILRPDCHHYGTADCREDGSYYWLHFQTPGPWCSASCHAEAPRERDTTEESAHYNLYNARTFSLRLSQYMTLLQPARMEELLAQLELLKVNAHLDAVRFKQQMLFQEVLQQLSASVHRERSASQSTACAEQAASFLRAHYREEITTGMLGDCLNFHPVYIARCMNQEYGCPPMEYLLRYRIEQSKLLLMQTSFPIARIAEEVGFNQAPYFSSSFMKLEGISPRQYRQRFS
- a CDS encoding cysteine hydrolase; its protein translation is MGKHAIVVIDMLNDFIHPDGALTCPNGAGIVPALQDLIAFSHENEIQVIFVQEAHRKNDADFRVRPVHAIKGSWGSDFIAELTPDESKGDYVVQKRRHSAFSYTDMDLFLREEGIDTVAVTGVWTNVCVRSTASDAMYHTYKVVCISDCCASKDEEMHQSGLRDIGIFGEVVTLEQYKEKYAVVKG
- the allB gene encoding allantoinase AllB, whose product is MSYDLIIKNANIPQGDRQVLTDILVNNGVIVGFAKDIEADAAEVIDAGGKLVLPGVIDSHTHFNDPGFTHREDFVTGTASAAAGGVTMIVDMPCCSVPSVRSADNLFNKLNALEGKGIVDYAMWGGITGEDVRNNVLPEIISEQIANGVVAFKVYMTPSVPSYPRVTDPEMLEAFAAVSPTGLPIGIHAENFAICDYYTNKLKGEGRLDYPAWAEARMALAEKAAIQLGISFAEETGARLHIVHMSTGAGNELIREAKLKGTKVTAESCPHYLTLNAVDAMTEFGTFAKIAPPLRTAKDNEVLWQGLADGTIDFMATDHAPYEIATEKDAPGMDVWTSFPGIPGVETLVPIMISEGYNKGRLSLSRLVELLCTNPAVHYGLYPKKGALEIGTDADFTIVDLEKEWTLDKDQMHCKPKYTPFHGMKLKGKVDKTIVRGTLVYDDTLGVVGKPGHGEYVKRQTISELSRLLKY
- a CDS encoding MerR family transcriptional regulator codes for the protein MGYSIKTISQKSGLSQYTLRYYEREGVLPEVARDEHGNRCFQDEDLELISLICCLKDTGMPIADIKQFISLSKEGHSSLPEQRKLLQEHKVHIDEKIKFFQAFAEKVEHKIAYFASLEERAEAENN
- a CDS encoding aldo/keto reductase, with product MRSECKVVKKMKAGSSQLEVAEISLGCMRIAELSPKEADVHIHSSLEAGIDFFDHADIYAGGKAEEVFGDVVAASPGMRDKLLIQTKCGIRDGFFDFSRDHIVTSVENSLKRLKTDYVDVLLLHRPDTLMEPEEVAKAFDYLEQKGMVKHFGVSNLNPLQIELLKKNVQQPLLFNQLQLSIMVSGMIDSGFNVNMTNSASVVHDGGILEYSRLHDMTIQPWSPFQYGFFEGVFLGNDKFPELNEVINKLAAEKGVADTAIAIAWLLRHPAGMQPIVGTTNTQRLLDIAKASDITLTRQEWYEIYRAAGNKLP
- the tnpB gene encoding IS200/IS605 family element RNA-guided endonuclease TnpB, with amino-acid sequence MLIHQAYKYRIYPTPEQQQLIRRMFGCCRFVFNYFLDIWNQSYAETGKGLSYHACTTQLPALKVQYDWLKEADSIALQSAARHVADSFDRFFKKQNQAPRFKSRKHPIQSYTTKFTNGNIAIEGSRLKLPKLGWMTFANSRKLEGRILSATVRQNASGKFFVSLVCEVEKNPLPQVDAHIGIDLGLKEYAVCSNGERYANPRFYRQYEKKLALWQRRMARRTHGGSNWKKAKQHVARIHERIANKRNDFLHQLTTKLIRENQTISIEQLRVANMIQNPKLSKSIADASWGEWVRQLTYKALWYGRTLRIAGMFEPTSQRCHVCGTIHPEVKNLAVREWTCIACGMLHDRDVNAAHNIAQVAV